Within Actinoplanes sp. L3-i22, the genomic segment CCCAGCTCGCGATGTTCGGGATGAGCGCGGCGACCACCGCCGCGGCGTGCGCCCGGGGCGTCGCCTGGAACGCCTGCGCGCCGATCAGCAGCCCGATGTAGAGCAGGATCGGCACGATCGCCGCGGTCGGGAAGATCGCGCCGAGCAGGCCGAACAGGCCGAAGAAGCAGAGCAGCGCGATCACCACGCCGGTCGCCATCGAGTAGCCGGTGCGGCCGCCGGCCGCCTTCCAGCCGGGGTGGCCGACGTAGACCGCGGGCGGGAACGGCGAGCCCAGGCAGGACCCGACGATCGCGCCGGCGCCGTCGGCGAGCAGCACGCTGCGCAGGTTGTACCGGTCGCCGGCGGTGGCCGCGCTCTCCACGTTGGTCATCGCCTCGGTGAAGTTGTAGACGCCGAGCGGGATCGCGGTGGCCAGCAGCGGCGCCATGTCCCGGAGCCCGTCGACCAGCAGGTCGAACTTGAGGTGCGGGAACGCGAACGCGATGTCCTTGGCGGCGGCGGTCACGTCCGGCACCGACATCGCCCCGCCGAGCCAGCCGATCGCCGAGCCGGCCAGCAGCGCGACCAGCCCGATCGGCAGGTTGAACGGCAGTTTCACGTCGGTGAGCAGGCCGATCAGCAGCAGGCCGAAGACCGGCAGGGCGATCCAGGCGGCCTTCCACATGTTGCCGGCCGGGTTCATCGAGATGAAGGTGATCGAGATGCCGGCCAGTGTGCCGAGCAGCGCCGCACGCGGCGCGTACTTGCGGATGTACGGCCCGACGAACGCCCCGATCAGCACGATCACGCCGATGATGAACGCCCAGGCGATGCCGGCCGTCCACGCCTTCACCGGGTCCTTGGTGGTCAGGTAGATCGGCAGCATGATCACGAAGATGACGATGAACATGTGCGGGACGCTCGGGCCGTACGGCATCGCCGTGACGTCCGTGCGGTTCTCCCGCGCGGCCAGCCGGCGGGCCAGCCAGGTGTAGTAGATGTTGCCGCCGACCAGGGCGATCCCGAGCGCCGGCAGGATCACGCCGAACACGTCGGAGGCCGGCATCTTGATCACGCCGAGGCAGAGCCCGGTGAGGGTGAGCACGTTGACCAGGACGTTGACGCCGAAGCCGAAGAAGGCGTTGGTGTCGCCCCGGACCCAGTAGGGAAGTTTGGCCGTGGTGGTGGTAGCGGTCATTTGTCTACCCCTTCGAGGGCGGCGATCACTGCGGGGGAGTCCGCGACCCAGCCGAAGATCCCGCCCTGGGCGGCGATCATCTGCAGGCCGACACGCTGGAATTCGGGGAAGTAGGAGCCGACGCAGTCGGCCAGGACGAGGCACTCGTAGCCGCGGTCGTTGGCTTCCCGGACCGTGGTGTGGACGCAGACCTCGGTGGTGACCCCGGTGACGATCAGGCTGGTGCAACCCTCAAGGATCTTGGAAAGATCCGTTCCGTAGAAGGCGCCTTTGCCGGGCTTGTCGACGACGTCCTCGCCGTCGAGGGGCGCAAGCTCGTCGATGATGTCGTGGCCGTACTCGCCGCGAATCAGGATTTTCCCGAATCGTCCTTCTTGGCCGATCATCGAGCCACGCTTCAGCTTTGCCGGCGGGCAGTCCGACAAATCGGGCAGGTGGCCCTCGCGGGTGTGGATCACCTTGAGGCCGGCGGCACGCCCGGCCGCCAGCAGCGCGGCGAGCGGCTCGATCGTCCGCCGCAGCTGTTTCACGTCGTTGCCCAGGCTCTCCCCGAAGCCACCGGGCAGCAGGAAGTCCCGCTGCATGTCGATGACGATCAGCGCGGTGCTGCTCAGGTCGAACGAGAACGGGCCGGGATCGGCGGCGACGGTCGGCATGGCTCAGGCCTCCGTCGCGGCGATCACGGCGTCCGACGTGGACACGCAGCCGAAGACGCCGCCCTGCATGGTCACCATGTGCAGCGCGGCGGCATGGTTGGCCGGGTCGGTCGCCCCGGTGCAGTCGCTCAGGATCAGGCACTCGTACCCGCGGTCGTTCGCCTCGCGCATGGTCGTGTGCACGCAGACATCCGTGGTGATGCCGGTCAGGATCAGATGCGTGATCCCGTGCGTACGCAGGATCAGGTCGAGGTTGGTGGCGTAGAACGCGCCCTTGCCCGGCTTGTCGACGATCACCTCGCCGGCCACCGGGGCCACCTCGGGCACGATCTCCCAGCCCGGCTCGCCCTTGATCAGGATCCGGCCGGACGGCCCCGGCGAGCCGATCTCGGCGCCGATCCGCGCGGAGCGCCAGCGTTTGTTCGCCGGCAGGTCGGAGAGGTCCGGGTCGTGTCCTTCCCGGGTATGGATGACCAGCATGCCCAGGTCGCGGACGTGCTGCAGAAGTTTGGCGGTGGCCGGCAGTCCGGCGCGGGTGAGCTCGATGTCGTAGCCCATCGCGTCGACGTAGCCGCCCGGCCCACAGAAGTCGGTCTGCCAGTCGATGCAGAGCAGCGCGGTCCGGCTCACCGGCACCGTGCCGTCGTAGGGCCAGGGATAGGGGTTGGCTTGGACACTCCCGATCGTCGGCATATCGTCGATTGTCGACAGTTCTGTTTCCGGGAATCCCACCCCAGGTAACGCCGTGATTTCCCGGCGTGATCTTCAGATCAGGTAGGCGCGAGCTCCGTGCGCGTTCAGGGCCGAAAGAATTTCCGGTACGCCACCCCGCCGCACCGCCTCGAACAGCCGCTCGTGCCGGTGCACGCCGTCGGCCGGCCGCGCCGTCTCGGCCTCGCGGCGCATGTTCACCGCCATGTACAGCTGGATCTTCACCAGGATCGTCTCGTACAGTGCGGTCAGCTGCCGGTTCCCGCTGAGCGCGACCACCTCCACGTGGAAGCGGCGATGCGCGTTGGCCAGCTCCAGTCGATCCCCGGCGCCGGTCGCGGTCCGGATGGTGTCCAGCGCCGCGGTCAGCCGGGTCAGGTCGCGCCGCTCCGGAGCGGACGTCACCGCGTGCCGTTCCAGCAGGTCACGGAGCTCGTACAACTCCCGTACGTCGTCGTCGGAAAGCGTCGCCACCCGCGCGCCCCGCCGCGGGATGTGCTCGACCAGCCCCTGCTCGGCGAGGAGGCGCATCGCCTCGCGCAGCGGCGCGCGGCTGATCCCGAGGCGCTTGGTCAGCTGCTCCTCGACCAGTCGCTCGCCCGGATCGGTCCGCCCGCTCAGGATGTCCCGCCGCAGCCGATCGACCGCGAGCTCGACGAGGCTGTACGCCGCCAACTCCCCGTCACTCACGCGCCCAGTCTGTCAGGAGCTGTCCCGCCCGCGGCGGCGGTCCCGGGCGGACAGCCAGATCGCCGCGAGGCTCATCGATATTCCCAGTCCGAGAAGGGCGAACCAGAACACGGCCATGGGCGGAGGATAGCTTTCCCCCGCCCATCGCCGGCCCGGTCAGGCGTCGGCCAGCACCTTGCCGGTCTCCAGCAGCGACTTGAGGTCGCTGAGCACCCAGGCCCAGCCGCCGCCACCCTCGGCCGCGGCGTCCGGCGTGCCGGAGACCATGGTCGCGACCGCCGGGGCGTCGGTCACGTCATGCGTGATGGTCACCCGGCAGACGCCGGGCGCCGAGTCCTCGATCTCGTAGGTCAGCGTGGTGAAGCCCTCGGCCGCGGTGTTCGCGTCCATCAGCATCCGCCAGGTCTGGACGAGCCGGCGCGGTGCCTCGGCCTCCAGCACCTCACCGTCCAGGATCGGGTCCGGCATGTCGAAGCCGTTGGCCTTGGCGTAGTCCTTCATGCCCTGGTTGGCGTTCGAGTGGTACTTGCCGCCCTTCTTCAGCTCGAAGAACTGCGGCGTCGCGTAGCCGTACTTCGCGTTCCACTCCGGATCGGTGATCGCCTGCCAGATCTTCTCCGGCGTGGACTTGATCCAGATGCGGAAGACCTTGGTGTCGCTCATGACTCTTCCTCCAGCGTGCGCTTGAGATCGATGAGGGCTGTGACCTGGTGCTCGGTGTACTTGTCGATCCACCGGTCGTGGATCTGCCGGATCGGGACGACGTTGAGGAAGTGCAACTTCTCCCGCCCCGATCGGCGCGTGACGACGAGTCCCGCCTCCTCGAGCACCTTCAGGTGCTTGGCGACGCCGAACCGCGTCATGTCCAGCTCCGACTCCAGCTCGGTGAGCGTGCGGCCGTCCCGCCCGAAGAGCAGGTCGAGCAGGAAGCGACGGCTCGGGTCGGCCAGCGCCTTGAACACCCGATCGTCGTCCGTCATGACGCTAAGTTATGTGACCATTAGGTCACATGTCAACCCCGGGCTGCCCTGCGGCCTCCAGCGTTCCTGGTGGGCGACGGTCATGACGGGCGAATGCCGAAGCCGCTAGCGGCGCCGGGCGAGCATCTCCTGCTCCAGCTCCCAGGACTCGCCGTCATCCGTCGAGACGTACCCCAGCCAGCGGAAACTTCCCTCGGTCAGCTCGGTGAAGAGCCAGCGCACCGACGTCCCGTCACCCTGCCGGCCCTCCTGGACGATGTCACCGTTCTCCCCGGCCCGGCCGGTCAGCGTCCACGTCCGCCCCAGCGGCGAGAACCAGACGATGTGCCAGTGATCCGCCTCCGGGTCGTAGAGCCGCATCGTGCTCCCGGTCCGGCTGACCGGCCACCCGTCCGGCCCGGGCACGGTGAACCACATGACGTCCTGCACCGCACGCCCGGCCAGGACCCACCCGAACGTCCACACCACGGTTCCGGTGAGCCACTCGCCGTCCGGGAGCCGATAGCGGTTGATCACGTCCCAGGTGCCGACCAGCCGACCATAAAGATCAAGAGCTTTTTCATTGCTTGCGTACGGACGATCCGCCGCGAGCCCGTCGAGAAGCGTCATGCCCCGACCCTCCCGCCCGGCCGCCGGCCCGGTCTTGAACGAACTTGTCGTACCCCGTCGCTACGGTCGGGCCATGTTGGAGTTCCGGGCGCTGTGCACCGCCGGGCAGACCAGGGCCACCGCGGTCCGCTGCCCCGGCGGCCACTCCGCCGAGGAGCCGGTCGTCGCCGCCGCGGTCGTGCTCGTCCGGCGCGGCCTGTTCGTCCGGCACACCGGCGGCCGGGCCGTCCTGGCCGACGTCACCACGGGCTATCTGCAGCGTCCCGGCGAGACCCAGCGGATCAGCCATCCCCGCGGCGGTGACGTCTGCACCTCGCTGACCGTCCCGCCGGAACTCGCCGACCGCTTCGCCCACGCCGGCCCGGTGCGCGTCCCGGCGGCCGCCGACCTGATCCACCGCCGATTGCTCGCGGCCCCGCCGGGGGAGCGGTCCGACCTGGTGGGGGAACTGCTGGCCGCGCTCCTCCCGGCGTCCCGGGTGGCCCGGGCGGCGCACCCGGTGGTCGAGGGCGTGCGCGAGTTGCTGCACACCGACCCGGCTCTCGACCTGACCGCGCTCGCCGAGTCCGCCGGCTGGTCGCCGTGGCATCTGTCCCGCTCGTTCCGCCAGGTCACCGGGTCCACGCTGAGCGCCTATCGCCGCCGCCTGCGGGTCCGCGCCGCGATCGACGACCTGGCCGCCGACCCGGCGGCCGGCCTGGCCACGATCGCGGCCCGCGCGGGATTCGCCGACCAGGCACACATGACCCGGGCGATCCGCGCCGAGACCGGCTCGCCCCCGGCCGCGCTCCGCCGCCGGCTGTCCGACAGTGATCAGGCCACGCCGCGGCCCTCCCGGGCCGCCCCGCCGCTCGCGTATGCTCCCCGCGGCGAAGCCGTAGCGCAGAGGTCGTCGCGCCTTGGCACCGAGCAGGAGGACGCCGGTTCGAATCCGGTCGGCTTCGCCCCCGAAACCGTCCCGAGGCCGGGCCCACCGGTCCCGGAGTCCGCTCCGAGGCCGGGCCGACTCGTCTCGGAAACCGCTCGGAGCCCGTCCCGAGGGTGGGCCGATGAGCGGGCATGACCGGCTGGCGCTGGCCGAGTGGCAGCGCATCCGACGATATGCGGTGCCCGCCCGGATGATCGAGGAGTGCGCGGCGGCGCGTGCGCGCGGCGACTGGGCCGCCGCCTGCGCGGCCGGCGAGGTCGACGTCACCTTCGACGCCGAGTCGCTGACCACCCGGCACGGCCCGGCCGTCACCGCCGTGCTGCTCGAGATGCTGGCCGGCTTCGCGCCCGATCTGCTGCGCTGGCACCTGCCCCGGGCGCTCGGCGGCCACACCACCCTGGCCACCGGCAAGGACTACATTCTGGCTCCGGACGGCCCGGTCGAGCAGGACACGGTCGTGCTCGTGGTCCGCTCCCCGGTCTCGGTGCTCGGCTCGCAGCGGCTGACGCTCTCCGCGTCCAGGCTCGGCGACCTGCTGACGGAGGCCGATCCCCGGGAGTCGCCACCGCAGCCGATCCGGCTCGCGCCGCACCACTGGGACGCCCGGCGGGCCGGTGAGCTGCGCGCCGCGGCCGGCGGTTCGGCCGAGCGCCTGCCCGGCTTCACCCCGGCCGGCGACCCGCTCCCGGCCGCCGCGCTGGGGGCGGGCAACGACGCCCCGGCGCGCGTCGAGCGGGCCCTGCTGGCCGGGCAACCGTTCGCCGGGTGGCACGAGGCCGGTCTGCGGTTGCCGCCCGACGATTTCCCCGTCCAGGCGGATCCCCGGTCGTCCGATCCCCGGTCGCCGGAGAGCGCCGTCGATCGGCGGATCGACCCGGTGGAAGCCCGGTGGATCGACCCGTGGGCGGTGGCCGCCGAGGCCCGGCGGGTCGCCGCCCGGTTCGGCCACCGGACCCTGGCCCTCTGGTTCTCCTATGACCGGCTGCTGCGCCTCGACGTCGACGCCGACACCGTGCGGGTCACTCCGGTCACCGTCGTCTGGCGGCGGAACGACGAGATGCGCCGGCTGCCGGTGCTGTCGCTCGAGATGCTGGGCTACCCGGTCGACCTGGAGCTGGTCCGGAGCGGCCGGTTGCCGGCCGGCGCGCTGCACCCGCTGGTCCGGGCGGCGCTGTTCCCGGCCGCCCCGCCGGCGCCCGTGGCGCCGCCGCCCGATCCGGCGCCGATCCGGGTGCGCTGCCGCGGCGAGTGGCATCCGGTCGAGCACCGGGCCGGGCAGCTCCGGTTGCCCCTCCACACCGCCGACGAGGAGCAGCGGGAACGTGCCCTGCGCGCCTTCGGCGGCACGGTGACCGGCTGCTTCGCCGCGGCGCAGACCTGGACCGGTGCGTCCGGCCGGCTGCCGAGACGGCTGCGCGCCCACCGCGACGACCTGTGGCTGCGGATGCTGCACGGCGGCACCCGGACGGTGCTGGAGCTCCTCGACGCCGGGATGGACCCGCGGATCCGGGACGGCCGCGGCCGGACCCTGCTGCACCAGGTCCGCGCGTTCGACCACGCCCGCCTGCTGCCCCGGCTGCTCGCCGCCGGCCTGGACGTGAACGCCCGCGACAAGGAGGGCAGCACCCCGCTCTACCTGGCGGTGGTCCACGTCTGGCCGGCCGGGCTGATCACCGCCCTGGTCGACGCGGGCGCCGACCCGCACACCCCGAACCAGGACGACCAGTCGGTGCTCGGCTACATCGACGAGTACCTGGAGTTCTTCGCCTTCGAGGAGTACGACGGCGACGACGCCCCGGAATACGAGAGCATCCGTGGCCCCGAGTTCCGGGCCGCCATCGACTACCTGAAGGAGCGCGCATGACGTCCGGACTGGACGCCGCCGACGAGGTGCTGGACCGGATCCGGGCCACCCGGACCGAGCCGGCCACCGACCACCAGGTGGCCGCACTGGCCCTGACCGTCGCGGCGAACCTGCCGGTGCTGCTCTGGGGCGAGCCGGGAATCGGCAAGTCGGCCACCCTCGGCCAGCTCGCCGAGGGCCTGGGCGCCCCGATGGAGACCGTGATCGCCAGCGTGCACGAGCCGTCCGACTTCGCCGGCCTGCCGATCGTCGGCGACGACCCGGCGACGCAGGGCGTGCCGATGGCCCCGCCGGACTGGGCGGTCCGGCTGTCCCGGGCCGGCCGCGGCATCCTGTTCCTGGACGAGCTCTCCTCGGCGCCGCCCGCGGTCCAGGCCGCCCTGCTGC encodes:
- a CDS encoding helix-turn-helix transcriptional regulator, which encodes MTDDDRVFKALADPSRRFLLDLLFGRDGRTLTELESELDMTRFGVAKHLKVLEEAGLVVTRRSGREKLHFLNVVPIRQIHDRWIDKYTEHQVTALIDLKRTLEEES
- a CDS encoding ankyrin repeat domain-containing protein — protein: MSGHDRLALAEWQRIRRYAVPARMIEECAAARARGDWAAACAAGEVDVTFDAESLTTRHGPAVTAVLLEMLAGFAPDLLRWHLPRALGGHTTLATGKDYILAPDGPVEQDTVVLVVRSPVSVLGSQRLTLSASRLGDLLTEADPRESPPQPIRLAPHHWDARRAGELRAAAGGSAERLPGFTPAGDPLPAAALGAGNDAPARVERALLAGQPFAGWHEAGLRLPPDDFPVQADPRSSDPRSPESAVDRRIDPVEARWIDPWAVAAEARRVAARFGHRTLALWFSYDRLLRLDVDADTVRVTPVTVVWRRNDEMRRLPVLSLEMLGYPVDLELVRSGRLPAGALHPLVRAALFPAAPPAPVAPPPDPAPIRVRCRGEWHPVEHRAGQLRLPLHTADEEQRERALRAFGGTVTGCFAAAQTWTGASGRLPRRLRAHRDDLWLRMLHGGTRTVLELLDAGMDPRIRDGRGRTLLHQVRAFDHARLLPRLLAAGLDVNARDKEGSTPLYLAVVHVWPAGLITALVDAGADPHTPNQDDQSVLGYIDEYLEFFAFEEYDGDDAPEYESIRGPEFRAAIDYLKERA
- a CDS encoding GntR family transcriptional regulator, encoding MSDGELAAYSLVELAVDRLRRDILSGRTDPGERLVEEQLTKRLGISRAPLREAMRLLAEQGLVEHIPRRGARVATLSDDDVRELYELRDLLERHAVTSAPERRDLTRLTAALDTIRTATGAGDRLELANAHRRFHVEVVALSGNRQLTALYETILVKIQLYMAVNMRREAETARPADGVHRHERLFEAVRRGGVPEILSALNAHGARAYLI
- a CDS encoding cysteine hydrolase family protein codes for the protein MPTVAADPGPFSFDLSSTALIVIDMQRDFLLPGGFGESLGNDVKQLRRTIEPLAALLAAGRAAGLKVIHTREGHLPDLSDCPPAKLKRGSMIGQEGRFGKILIRGEYGHDIIDELAPLDGEDVVDKPGKGAFYGTDLSKILEGCTSLIVTGVTTEVCVHTTVREANDRGYECLVLADCVGSYFPEFQRVGLQMIAAQGGIFGWVADSPAVIAALEGVDK
- a CDS encoding regulator, coding for MTATTTTAKLPYWVRGDTNAFFGFGVNVLVNVLTLTGLCLGVIKMPASDVFGVILPALGIALVGGNIYYTWLARRLAARENRTDVTAMPYGPSVPHMFIVIFVIMLPIYLTTKDPVKAWTAGIAWAFIIGVIVLIGAFVGPYIRKYAPRAALLGTLAGISITFISMNPAGNMWKAAWIALPVFGLLLIGLLTDVKLPFNLPIGLVALLAGSAIGWLGGAMSVPDVTAAAKDIAFAFPHLKFDLLVDGLRDMAPLLATAIPLGVYNFTEAMTNVESAATAGDRYNLRSVLLADGAGAIVGSCLGSPFPPAVYVGHPGWKAAGGRTGYSMATGVVIALLCFFGLFGLLGAIFPTAAIVPILLYIGLLIGAQAFQATPRAHAAAVVAALIPNIASWATGQMDNALAAAGTTAAAVGNDALTGAGVVYDGLKTLGEGAILAGLVLGAIVAFIIDKRFWHAAVFAGSGAVLTFVGLIHAEKVQWNANGQVALGYLFLTVILGLVALTKPVPRVPEPGEPPAMEGNAFTEAPEGGVPVPSAA
- a CDS encoding cysteine hydrolase family protein, yielding MPTIGSVQANPYPWPYDGTVPVSRTALLCIDWQTDFCGPGGYVDAMGYDIELTRAGLPATAKLLQHVRDLGMLVIHTREGHDPDLSDLPANKRWRSARIGAEIGSPGPSGRILIKGEPGWEIVPEVAPVAGEVIVDKPGKGAFYATNLDLILRTHGITHLILTGITTDVCVHTTMREANDRGYECLILSDCTGATDPANHAAALHMVTMQGGVFGCVSTSDAVIAATEA
- a CDS encoding SRPBCC domain-containing protein, with product MSDTKVFRIWIKSTPEKIWQAITDPEWNAKYGYATPQFFELKKGGKYHSNANQGMKDYAKANGFDMPDPILDGEVLEAEAPRRLVQTWRMLMDANTAAEGFTTLTYEIEDSAPGVCRVTITHDVTDAPAVATMVSGTPDAAAEGGGGWAWVLSDLKSLLETGKVLADA